ATTTTTTATCAGAAATATCATGGGAAACCCATGGAGCCGGGTTTATGGAATTCTGCTACAACAGATTTTGGTCAGATTATGAAAAAATATAACGGAGCCCCAATATGCGGGAGGATTATGCTTGCAACGTTTACCCAGCTTGAAGAAGAAAAGAATGGGAGGTGCGACAATGCCAGCTAAAAGAAATCTTAATGCTATTCCCCAGTCGAAAACTTATATCTGCTATATTTGCGGAAAAGAAATCTACGGGGATTGTGAGCATATAACAACCAAAAGACGGAGTAAGTTGCACATACATTTTGAGTGTGTGCCGGGAAAAGAAAATAGTAATGTTTAATTAAAAACTGAAAGGAGGCCGGAGCGGTGGCCACCGTGACAGGATATCCTGGCTCCTTTCAAAAATATGAGTACAGTTTATACGTTTAAAGAGGTTATGGAGGAACAGAAAAAGCCGCTGGATTACAAAATACAGAAAGCGGTTGAGGCTATTGGGAAAGGATTTGAATTATCTAAAGGCGCGGTTGGCGTTGCCTTTAGTGGCGGAAAGGATTCTACAGTTCTCTGGCATTTGATCAGGACGCATTTTCCTGATGCAAAATACCATGTGATTTTTGGGAATACCACAGTAGAGTTTCCGGAAAGCTTGAAATTTGCAAGAAAGCTGGGAGAAGAATGGAGCAACGAAAACGTTCAGTTTCATGAGGTTCTGCCGGATAAGCTGCAGGATGATGGTCTAAAATACGAGGCACAGAAGGAAGTACTGGAATGGCTGATTCAGGAGGACAGAATCAATGAGGTCCTTAAAGAAGACGGAAAACTTAAGTCAACGGTATCTTTGGAGAGGAAAGCGACACCGGAGATGTGGGAAGATTTTCGAAATAGGGGTCTTGTTTGGAAGAAAGGAACAATGAAATCCTTTAACTGGTGTGTTGATCAGTATGGTTATCCGATTCTTGGGAAAGCGGCTTCTAAGTTGACAGCTAAGAGAATTAATATTGATTGCTTTCTTCGGTTCTCCAAGTCCGAGTCAGAAAAACAGGAAACCCTGGAATACTATGATTTGATCCGAAATGTAAAGACATCAAACCACTGTTGTTCAATCCTGAAAAAGGAACCATCAGAGAAGAAACAGGCTGAACTTGGAATTGATGTGATTATGAAAGGCTTAATGGCTGCTGAAAGCCATGCCAGATTGTTATCCTTTTCGACCAGGGGTTATATCTTCAAGAGCCACAGGCCACATGCGCCGAAATTCTACCATGTGTCACCTCTTGGAATATGGACGGATGATGATATATGGGAATACATACGAAAATATGATGTGCCGTATACATCATTGTATGATATGCAGTACACAAATAATAAAGGTGAGATTTGCCATATAAAGCGAAATGGCTGTGTCGGCTGTTGTACTGACATTGCATTTAAGGACAATCATATGTCAGTTCTGCGCCAGACTCATCCGGATCGCTGGGAGCAGCAAATGAAATCCGGTCTTGGTGAGCAGTTAATGAACCTGCAGAAATATAAAGGTAATGGTAGGGTAAATTATCTAAATATTGCTTTGGACGTTGAAGATGCAGTGGATATGAGGCCATGTGTTTTTGATGATGTCGGCGAGCGCATTGTAGAAGATGAATTAACATCAAGTGAATATGATAGCGAGGCCGACGATGAAGAATTGACAGGAGGAGTAAGATGAAGTCTTTATTACATTATCCCGGAAGTAAGAAACGGATCGCTTCCTGGATAATTGAGAATATGCCTAAACACCACAGCTATCTAGATCCGTACTTTGGGGGAGGGGCTATCCTTTTCGCAAAGCCCCCTTCCAGGATTGAGACGGTAAACGATCTTGACGGTGATGTGGTGAATTTCTTCCGGGTGATACAGAATCCGGAAAGCTGTCAGGAGTTGCAGGACTGGCTTACATATACGCCGTATTCCAGGCAGGTCTATGAGGAAACCTTCCAGGAAGAGCCTCAGTCCCCTGTGGAGCGGGCAGGTTACTTTGCAGTAAGATCCATGCAGAGCCACGGATTCAGATTGAATGGGGATTGCGGTTGGAAGAAAGATGTCTATGGCAGGGAAGCGGCCTATGCGGTCCGGAACTGGAATAAGCTGCCGGAAGCATTGGCAGAAATGGTCGTTAGGCTGAAAGGCGTGCAGATCGAAAACAGACCGGCGCTGGAACTGATCAGAGCCTTTGATCATGAGAATGTCCTGATCTATTTGGATCCTCCCTATGTATTATCTACACGAGGCCGGAAGCAGTATCGGCATGAAATGTCTGATCAGGATCATGAGGAGCTGCTGGAGACGGTGATCCACAGCCGGGCAAAGGTAATGCTTTCCGGATATGACTGTGATCTTTATGAGCGGTATTTGAAAGACTGGTATAAATTGCAGATGCCGGCCAGGGCTCAGAATAATCATAGGCGAGTGGAAACATTGTGGATGAACTTTGAGCCGGTGGAGCAGATGAGATTAGAGTCAAAGGCAGGCCAGGAAGCGGGGGCACCGGCACTGATGCCTGCTACGTAAACTCGGATTTAAAAGAAATATTGTTCCTTGATAATTGAATATTGATAGTTGGATTGAAGTGTATTATACTAGTCTAAATGAGAGGGGGATTAACCATGTTAAAGCCAATATTAATTGAATTAGAAATGAAAACTATTAATGGAGTAGCAAATCCACAATTAACTCCAAATCTTCCAATAGTCGAAGGTTTAGGAAATTTGTCGCTTAAGCACTTTAAGCTAATTCAGCGAATTATAAGAATAAATAAAAAGGCTAAAGAGAGTTTTGATATTTGGGAGCAAATTCAAAAAACCAAATTAGTTCCACAGGATTATTTTTTAATTTCAGAGGAATTAATATTTCATATGAGAAGAGCTGTAGATGATATGATTTCATTAGTATGGGTGTTAGAGGAAAACAAAAAAACACCTGGTTTGAAGATGGACAAGTTAATAGTAAAAGACATAGGTAATTATCTTAACCTAATTAAGTCTGATACCAATGAGTTTAAAGCGTTCAATGATCACGAAGAATTCCTGAATTTACTAAATGATTTTGCCAACTCATTTAAACATTCTTTTGTAGATTCTGATCAATCAAGAATAGGATTGAATGAACCATGTATCTTCACTCTTTATATGAAAGGTCATTTAGTTGATGAAGATAATTATAAATTTCATGGAGTTTCACAAAATTCCTTAATGGATAGCTTTAATTCATTTTTTAAAACTTATCAAAAACATATTAAATAATAATTAACTACCAACTATCAACATTCAGTTGGTAGTTTTTTTGTACCCAAAAGGAGGGATAAATTGAGAAAATCACCAAAAGAGCGCCGGAATCAGTATGTGCAAGCGCGGAGGATCACCACGGTAGAGGCAGCCATAGCAGTTAAGGCGCCGCCTGCCATGACCTTCTCTGCAACGATGCCGGCTTATACATATACGAGTTTGTGTTCAGATCGGAGGCTGCGGGAGCCGCCGGTAAAGAAAGGAAAGGTGGATCATGGCATTTGAAAATTTATATGCGGTATATGAAGATGGAAAACTGCTAGGGAAACGTACCGCCAAGGAGTGGGAAGTAGCACTGGCCATACCCCGGCAGGCCATTTATGATTATGCCCGTGAAGGAAGAACCTACGGAGGCCGGTATACTTTTAAGACGGTGGGGACAGGCATATCCGGTAAAGTCGAAGACTGCCAGGAGGATCCAGAAATTACGGTATGGGATCTGGAGGAATTTAAGTGGTCTCTGAAAATCGGATCCCGATTTGTTTATGAGAGCTTCCGCAGGGACTTTGTGAGGGGAACACGGATTACATCAGAAAAGGTTATTGTAGTGAGGAAATACCCGCATATCGTGGAGTTGGCCAGCCTGAAAGAACCAAACAGGTTCGTGACCATGACATATACAGAGCTTTTGGGGCAGAAAAAGGACAGAATGAAAAAGAAGATGTTGGCATCAGGGAGGTGATAGGATGAATAAAGAGACAGCAGAGCAGTTAGCAAGAACAGCGGCACTTGAGGCCGTAAAGGAATTTGAGAAGTCTCAGAAAAAGAATAAGCGGGTAAAGGTATTTCAGAACGCCAAGAAGCTGATGGAGAACTATAACCGGATTTGCCAGAGCGTCCAAGAGGGCGTGTCGGAGCTGTCGGACGTGGACGATGGGGAAGAACTGGAGGAGTTATCGGCAGAGGATATTTACATAAACAGCATCATTAAAAGCAAGCTCCGGAGCATTGTCATGATTGCACATATTGATAAATGCTTGAAACTTTTGGAAGACGAGGAGTATCGGAAGGAGACACCAGAGAAGTATAAGGCCTTTAAATATTATTATCTTGACGGCATGACTCCGAAATCCATAGCAGAAATACTGGATAATTGTGCAGAAAGGACTGTGTGGCGGTGGATTTCAGAACTTACGGATATCTTAAGCGTTTACTTGTTCGGTGCAGATGCCATCATTCTGGACTAAGGGGAGGGTCTTGACAAGCGTGGCAGAAAGCTGTCATTGACGTGGCAATATGGCCGATCTATAATGATAGTATCCAAAATTGTATAAATATGGAAATCCCCTTTTAACGGCTTCTGAGCGCAACAGCTCAGGGGCCGTATTGATTTGATAGCTGATCGCAAACAATAAAAGAACATATGTTCGAAAAAAGTTTGACGTTTTATATTTGGTGTATTATTATAGTTATATCACGATCGTGTTAACGAAACATACGATACCGGTTAGTATGTGAAACAATGAAAACACTGAAAGCGAGGATTTATTTATGGAAGAAAAGAAATGTTGTACTGTAATCAATAATCAGTATTACGGGTGTTGCTGCTGCAGAGGTGACTCAGACACGGGTACTTCTACACCTGCACCGTTCGGAGCATTGAAATATATGCAGCTTAAAGCGGATTTACAAAGCAGTATAACGAAAGATAAAAAGATTTATTTTAATGATAAATCTTTTGGGGATTTTGAACTGACTGATAGGGGAGCAGTAGTGTTGAATCCGGGGACTTATTTAGTGTTTTTGAACTGCCAGATTATTACAAATGATAAGCCGGCATATGCATCAATATTGTTTCATGATTTAATAAGTGGTAAAGACATTACGGACTATGTGTGTACGAGAATAACTCCAACCCGTGCTGTCAACACATCAAACTGTGAAGGATTAGGAATTATAAGGTTTACTGAAAAGGTTGAACTATGCATCAATGGTTCTTATGTGGAAGGAAATCCAGCCTTAGAAGATGTGTATGCGTCAATCATTCGGATCGCAGAGTTGCCGGCGACAAAAAAACTGAAATAGAAGCGTAATCAGAATTTACATGAAAAGATGAAAGTGAGGATTTATTTATGACAGATAAAAAATACTGCATTCAACTTGCAGAATGTGATGGGAATTCTAAAGAAGTTTATTCCTTTGATGAAGTTGAGATTGGCACATGGGTGGACGGTAAGCCGATTTATAGGAAGGTGATTTCCGGGACACTTACTAGCAATAGTGGCAATTCAATTGTATTTGCAAGTGTTTCTGAACTCAATATAGAACGGTTAATCAATCTATATGGAAACATGATTGACAAGAATAATAGGGCTCAAATTACGTTACAGACATCTTATGACGAGCCAGGCAAATTGGTTGCTGCGGTAAATATGTTTTATGATAATGCAGATGGCAGCATATACTATCATCTTCTAAATAATAATGGAAAGTATTCAGGCTGTACAGCCTATGTGGTCATCGAATACACAAAGAAATAATGCGCCTACGGCTGCCAAGTGCAAGCATGATGGCTTCAATCTTCTGAAACTGGAATTTGTATGAATTTTGACCAAAAGGCTAAAAAGATAAAAGCGAGGTAAATTATATGTGCGAAGATAAAAAGAGTTGTATTACAATTAACTGTGGGT
The nucleotide sequence above comes from Lacrimispora sp. BS-2. Encoded proteins:
- a CDS encoding phosphoadenosine phosphosulfate reductase family protein encodes the protein MEEQKKPLDYKIQKAVEAIGKGFELSKGAVGVAFSGGKDSTVLWHLIRTHFPDAKYHVIFGNTTVEFPESLKFARKLGEEWSNENVQFHEVLPDKLQDDGLKYEAQKEVLEWLIQEDRINEVLKEDGKLKSTVSLERKATPEMWEDFRNRGLVWKKGTMKSFNWCVDQYGYPILGKAASKLTAKRINIDCFLRFSKSESEKQETLEYYDLIRNVKTSNHCCSILKKEPSEKKQAELGIDVIMKGLMAAESHARLLSFSTRGYIFKSHRPHAPKFYHVSPLGIWTDDDIWEYIRKYDVPYTSLYDMQYTNNKGEICHIKRNGCVGCCTDIAFKDNHMSVLRQTHPDRWEQQMKSGLGEQLMNLQKYKGNGRVNYLNIALDVEDAVDMRPCVFDDVGERIVEDELTSSEYDSEADDEELTGGVR
- a CDS encoding DNA adenine methylase; translation: MKSLLHYPGSKKRIASWIIENMPKHHSYLDPYFGGGAILFAKPPSRIETVNDLDGDVVNFFRVIQNPESCQELQDWLTYTPYSRQVYEETFQEEPQSPVERAGYFAVRSMQSHGFRLNGDCGWKKDVYGREAAYAVRNWNKLPEALAEMVVRLKGVQIENRPALELIRAFDHENVLIYLDPPYVLSTRGRKQYRHEMSDQDHEELLETVIHSRAKVMLSGYDCDLYERYLKDWYKLQMPARAQNNHRRVETLWMNFEPVEQMRLESKAGQEAGAPALMPAT
- a CDS encoding helix-turn-helix domain-containing protein, with the translated sequence MNKETAEQLARTAALEAVKEFEKSQKKNKRVKVFQNAKKLMENYNRICQSVQEGVSELSDVDDGEELEELSAEDIYINSIIKSKLRSIVMIAHIDKCLKLLEDEEYRKETPEKYKAFKYYYLDGMTPKSIAEILDNCAERTVWRWISELTDILSVYLFGADAIILD